The Carassius carassius chromosome 31, fCarCar2.1, whole genome shotgun sequence genome includes a region encoding these proteins:
- the LOC132112141 gene encoding C-C chemokine receptor type 6-like has protein sequence MSDIQYNYSYSNYDDDDGVEPCNLTWFNEQQVTIPTFIYSLICALGLVGNVLVLLTYSFYKKAKTMTDIYLVNVALADLLFVIALPLIIYNEQHDWSMGQWACKFLRAAYSINVYSSTLLLACISGDRYIAIVQARRSVRIRSQAQVYSRLICSVIWLLAFILSLPTFIYHQEVNKECITNFEEHRTARLMKILIPSMQMVLGFLVPLMVMIFCYSCTMVTLLKAHNFQKHKAIRVVLAVVFVFVLCHLPYNVALLVYTSKLFNERVCEEEQKTLMTLSISRSVAYLHCCLNPILYAFIGVKFRSHFCQIFRDLRCLGKRYISGRSSQQTSELYISANKAVVVQNHENPSSFTM, from the coding sequence ATGTCTGATATCCAATATAACTACTCTTATAgtaattatgatgatgatgatggtgtggAACCTTGTAACCTGACATGGTTCAACGAACAGCAAGTGACCATCCCAACCTTCATCTACTCTCTGATTTGCGCACTCGGCCTGGTGGGCAACGTTCTGGTCCTCCTAACGTACTCCTTCTACAAGAAAGCAAAAACCATGACCGATATCTATCTGGTTAACGTGGCACTGGCTGATCTGCTCTTCGTCATCGCCCTTCCACTGATCATCTACAACGAACAGCACGACTGGAGCATGGGCCAGTGGGCATGTAAGTTTCTGAGAGCAGCCTACAGCATCAACGTGTACAGCAGCACGCTCCTGTTGGCCTGCATCAGCGGCGACCGCTACATCGCCATCGTCCAAGCCAGACGATCGGTTCGAATTCGATCGCAAGCTCAGGTGTACAGCCGTCTCATCTGCTCGGTCATATGGCTGCTCGCTTTCATCTTGTCTCTGCCTACTTTTATATATCATCAGGAGGTAAACAAGGAATGCATCACTAACTTCGAGGAGCATCGCACCGCCAGACTCATGAAGATCCTGATTCCGAGCATGCAGATGGTCCTCGGGTTCTTGGTGCCATTGATGGTCATGATATTCTGCTACTCGTGCACCATGGTGACTTTACTCAAAGCTCATAACTTCCAGAAGCACAAGGCGATCCGCGTGGTCCTGGCCGTGGTCTTCGTGTTCGTCCTCTGCCATCTGCCTTACAATGTGGCGCTTCTTGTCTACACCAGTAAACTGTTCAATGAGAGAGTCTGTGAGGAAGAACAGAAGACTCTGATGACTTTGTCCATCAGCAGGAGTGTGGCCTACCTTCACTGTTGCTTGAATCCCATTCTGTATGCCTTCATCGGGGTTAAATTTAGGAGCCACTTTTGTCAGATCTTCCGAGACTTGCGGTGCCTGGGGAAACGGTACATTTCGGGACGCTCCTCTCAGCAGACCTCTGAGCTGTACATATCAGCGAACAAAGCCGTTGTTGTACAGAACCACGAGAACCCGTCATCATTTACAATGTGA